In Maridesulfovibrio sp., a single genomic region encodes these proteins:
- a CDS encoding hydantoinase/oxoprolinase family protein, producing MLIIGVDTGGTFTDFIYKDGDRWGVHKRLSTPHDPSEAVINGIKHIAGDRRVQVVHGSTVATNAILERKGVRTALISNEGFEDIIQIGRQNRSELYNLSFCKKPHIVPPELRFGISGRIDHEGNEIEPFSDEKAQIILNKIKESGVESVALCLLFSYLNPEHENRMRALLDEINVPVSVSHEILAEFREFERTSTTVINAYVSPKMSRYLTKLQQTLGDDPLRIMQSNGGSISAETAMSESVRTILSGPAGGAVGAHAIGKNAGYDRLITFDMGGTSSDVALINGELPLTLESSIEDYPVKVPMIDIHTVGAGGGSIARLDVGGSLTVGPESAGADPGPICYGKGNEITVTDANLYLGRLIPEHFLGGEMALETGKLNQAMEEMAEKAGLTPVELAEGILDIANTNMERAIRVISVERGFDPREFTMFSFGGAGGMHCAFLARLLSIPKLFIPVNPGILSAVGMVMADVIKDYSLTVMRNQHNTTGQDLEELFAPLEEQGRADLAGEGFAPEDIVVERFLDMRYQGQSFEIIVPFCGDWIEEFSKLHQQNYGYRNDNKTVEIVNIRLRTKGMPVKPEVPEAKESVAEMSPEAVLGTTETVFDSRRLKTRILDRDKLKPGNRVEGPAIIIEYSSTLVIPPFAKGEVDSYGNLIFDIEQDRTV from the coding sequence GTGCTGATCATAGGAGTGGATACCGGCGGAACTTTCACGGATTTCATATACAAGGACGGCGATAGATGGGGGGTACACAAAAGACTGTCCACACCGCATGACCCTTCCGAGGCCGTAATCAACGGGATAAAGCATATCGCCGGAGACCGCAGGGTTCAGGTTGTTCACGGATCAACCGTTGCCACCAATGCCATACTCGAACGAAAAGGTGTCCGCACCGCCCTTATTTCAAATGAAGGATTTGAAGATATAATTCAGATAGGACGACAGAACCGTTCCGAGCTTTACAATCTCTCATTCTGTAAAAAACCGCACATAGTTCCACCCGAATTGCGGTTCGGAATCAGCGGAAGAATCGACCACGAAGGGAATGAAATTGAGCCGTTTTCTGACGAAAAAGCGCAGATTATTTTAAATAAAATTAAAGAATCAGGCGTCGAATCGGTCGCACTATGCCTCCTTTTTTCCTACCTGAACCCCGAACACGAGAACAGAATGCGCGCCCTACTGGACGAAATAAACGTTCCGGTTTCTGTTTCGCACGAAATTCTGGCCGAGTTCCGCGAGTTTGAGCGCACATCAACCACGGTTATCAACGCATATGTTTCTCCCAAGATGTCCAGGTATCTCACCAAGCTGCAGCAGACTCTCGGCGATGATCCGTTGCGGATCATGCAGAGCAACGGCGGGTCCATTTCCGCGGAAACTGCCATGAGCGAATCCGTGCGGACCATTCTTTCCGGTCCTGCCGGGGGAGCTGTCGGTGCGCATGCCATAGGAAAAAATGCCGGATATGACCGGCTGATAACATTCGATATGGGCGGAACTTCATCCGATGTGGCCCTCATAAACGGCGAACTGCCTCTGACACTGGAATCCTCCATTGAAGATTATCCGGTCAAGGTTCCCATGATTGATATCCATACCGTCGGCGCGGGTGGCGGTTCCATTGCCCGTCTTGATGTAGGTGGTTCCCTTACCGTCGGCCCGGAAAGTGCCGGGGCGGACCCCGGTCCCATCTGCTACGGCAAGGGAAATGAAATCACGGTGACGGACGCCAACCTCTATCTGGGCCGACTCATTCCTGAGCATTTTCTCGGCGGTGAAATGGCGCTTGAAACCGGCAAACTGAATCAGGCCATGGAAGAAATGGCCGAAAAAGCCGGGCTTACTCCCGTGGAACTGGCCGAAGGAATTCTCGACATCGCCAATACCAACATGGAACGTGCCATCCGGGTAATCTCTGTTGAACGCGGTTTTGATCCCCGCGAGTTCACCATGTTTTCCTTCGGCGGAGCAGGCGGCATGCACTGTGCGTTTCTGGCCCGGCTTCTGTCCATCCCGAAGCTTTTTATTCCGGTCAATCCGGGAATTCTTTCCGCCGTGGGCATGGTCATGGCCGATGTCATCAAGGATTATTCACTGACTGTAATGCGCAATCAGCACAACACCACCGGTCAGGATCTCGAAGAACTGTTCGCGCCGCTTGAGGAACAGGGCCGCGCCGACCTTGCCGGAGAGGGCTTTGCACCAGAAGACATTGTGGTCGAACGTTTTCTGGATATGCGTTATCAGGGGCAGTCATTCGAGATAATTGTTCCCTTCTGCGGAGACTGGATCGAGGAATTTTCGAAACTCCATCAGCAGAATTACGGATACCGCAACGACAACAAGACTGTTGAAATTGTAAACATCAGGCTGCGGACAAAGGGAATGCCGGTCAAACCGGAAGTGCCGGAAGCAAAAGAATCTGTTGCGGAAATGTCCCCGGAAGCAGTGCTCGGAACCACCGAGACTGTTTTTGATTCCAGACGGCTTAAAACCCGTATTCTGGACCGTGACAAACTCAAGCCCGGCAACAGGGTGGAAGGTCCGGCCATCATCATCGAATACAGCTCCACTCTGGTTATCCCGCCCTTTGCAAAAGGCGAAGTGGATTCTTACGGCAACCTGATTTTCGACATTGAACAGGACAGGACTGTATAA
- a CDS encoding TRAP transporter substrate-binding protein: MFKKIITAMLLVLSFALSAQAADLTMDCNAIYGATNFHSQGAQLFADKVAEYTSGSVKITVHPGGSLGFKGPELLKAVKDGTLPMSDILMGVVAGSDEVFGLSSMPLLAKDYAEAKKLYEAAKPYYEKACRKWNQVLLYAAPWPPSGLFTQKPLKTAADFKGLKTRTYDKNGAELLKSVGASPMSLPWGELYSALQTGLADSVLTSAVSGKDGKFWETLKYFTKINYAFPLNMMVINKDYWDAMTPPQKKAMLKAAAEVEVHQWEQSNKSNEESLKALGDNGIIISAPTKEVSDLLAGKAKTMLDETLKGAKKGFKAAIKAYEK, encoded by the coding sequence ATGTTCAAAAAAATCATCACTGCCATGCTGCTGGTTCTGAGCTTTGCTCTTTCCGCACAGGCCGCCGATCTTACAATGGACTGCAACGCCATTTACGGCGCGACCAACTTTCACTCTCAGGGCGCCCAGCTTTTTGCCGACAAGGTGGCCGAATACACCTCCGGTTCGGTAAAGATAACTGTTCATCCCGGCGGAAGCCTCGGATTCAAAGGCCCTGAACTGCTCAAGGCGGTCAAGGACGGAACCCTCCCCATGTCCGATATTCTGATGGGCGTTGTCGCCGGTTCCGATGAGGTATTCGGTTTGAGTTCCATGCCCCTGCTGGCCAAGGACTACGCCGAAGCCAAAAAACTCTACGAAGCTGCAAAACCGTACTACGAAAAAGCCTGCCGCAAATGGAACCAGGTTCTTCTCTACGCCGCTCCCTGGCCTCCGAGCGGACTTTTTACCCAGAAACCGCTCAAGACTGCTGCTGATTTCAAGGGCCTCAAAACAAGAACCTACGATAAAAACGGAGCTGAACTGCTTAAATCAGTCGGCGCCAGCCCCATGTCTCTGCCCTGGGGAGAACTTTACTCCGCCCTGCAGACCGGTCTTGCAGACTCCGTGCTGACCTCTGCCGTTTCCGGCAAGGATGGAAAATTCTGGGAAACGCTCAAGTATTTCACAAAAATAAACTACGCCTTCCCCCTCAACATGATGGTTATCAACAAGGATTACTGGGACGCCATGACTCCTCCCCAGAAAAAAGCCATGCTCAAGGCTGCTGCTGAAGTTGAGGTTCACCAGTGGGAACAGTCCAACAAGAGTAACGAGGAATCTCTCAAAGCCCTCGGCGACAACGGCATAATCATTTCCGCACCCACCAAGGAAGTAAGCGATCTTCTCGCAGGAAAAGCCAAGACAATGCTTGATGAAACACTCAAGGGAGCCAAGAAAGGTTTCAAAGCTGCCATCAAGGCCTACGAAAAATAG
- a CDS encoding TRAP transporter small permease, protein MRSIIRIIEGLSVGGAYLSAAGMLFIVGLVVVEIFLRSVLNTSTLVSSEYGGYALVFLILTGLAYTLRENGLIRINLLTSHFSENGKRVADIISGIIGVCITAFALKYTVMMVYETWDLEMTADTIAETPLWIPQLAIPIGLILLLLQLIAFIAGRIAND, encoded by the coding sequence ATGCGTTCAATCATAAGGATAATAGAAGGCCTCTCCGTGGGAGGGGCCTATCTTTCAGCCGCGGGAATGCTTTTTATCGTAGGGCTTGTGGTGGTGGAAATATTCCTGCGTTCCGTGCTGAACACTTCCACCCTTGTCTCCAGTGAATACGGCGGATACGCCCTCGTATTCCTCATCCTGACCGGGTTGGCTTATACTCTAAGGGAAAACGGGCTGATCAGGATCAACCTGCTGACCAGCCATTTTTCTGAAAATGGAAAACGGGTTGCAGACATCATTTCCGGCATCATCGGAGTCTGCATAACCGCCTTTGCCCTCAAATATACCGTTATGATGGTCTATGAAACATGGGACCTTGAAATGACCGCGGATACAATTGCGGAAACACCGCTCTGGATTCCGCAACTCGCCATACCCATCGGGCTGATCCTGCTTCTGTTACAGCTGATAGCCTTTATTGCCGGGAGAATAGCCAATGATTAG
- a CDS encoding TRAP transporter large permease subunit produces the protein MISDPLILAAVLVLGMVIFLLSGLWIGFSLYAAAICGMLACKMNLPPTISIFDKIGDLMANSLWNTLNSWPLSALPLFILMGEILYRTSISTRLLNGLVPWLSNIPGRLYHINVVACSLFAAVSGSSAATTATVGKITFNELSNRGYHKSLSIGSLAGSGTLGFLIPPSLIMIIYGILSDTSIGQLFIAGIIPGLTLAGVYSLYIMIRCILNPSLVPQEKESFSMAQRIESLKDLFPVLLLITLVLGGIYAGLTTPTEAAVIGVLGALAIAWWFKNLTFANFRESLLSAVKTSGMICFIIAGAAFLAQVVGFLGIATALSRFIATLNLSPYMLIFVLGIMYVLLGMILDGISIVVMTLPIVLPIVTAAGFDPLWFGIFVVFMVELSQVTPPVGFSIFVIQYITNDDVKDILKATFPFFLIMVMMVMLVTLFPEIVFYLPQKMIG, from the coding sequence ATGATTAGCGATCCACTTATTCTGGCCGCAGTCCTTGTTCTCGGCATGGTGATATTTCTGCTTTCGGGACTCTGGATAGGTTTTTCACTTTACGCTGCGGCTATCTGCGGCATGCTGGCCTGCAAGATGAACCTGCCGCCGACCATATCCATTTTTGATAAAATCGGCGACCTCATGGCGAACTCCCTGTGGAACACGCTCAATTCCTGGCCCCTGTCTGCGTTGCCGCTGTTCATCCTCATGGGTGAAATTTTATACCGCACCTCAATTTCAACCAGACTGCTCAACGGTCTGGTCCCGTGGCTGTCCAACATTCCCGGACGCCTCTACCACATAAATGTAGTGGCCTGCTCGCTTTTCGCGGCCGTTTCCGGCTCAAGCGCGGCCACCACCGCTACAGTAGGCAAAATCACCTTCAACGAGCTCTCCAACCGGGGGTACCACAAGAGCCTCTCCATAGGTTCCCTTGCCGGCTCCGGTACCCTCGGGTTTCTCATCCCGCCCAGCCTGATCATGATCATCTACGGCATACTTTCCGACACCTCCATCGGACAGCTTTTCATTGCCGGCATCATCCCAGGGCTGACTCTTGCGGGAGTGTATTCCCTCTACATAATGATCCGCTGCATACTGAATCCCTCCCTTGTCCCGCAGGAAAAGGAAAGTTTCAGCATGGCGCAGCGCATTGAATCGCTGAAGGATCTGTTTCCGGTCCTGCTGCTCATCACTCTGGTACTGGGAGGAATCTACGCCGGCCTGACCACGCCGACCGAAGCTGCGGTAATCGGGGTTCTCGGCGCTCTGGCCATAGCCTGGTGGTTCAAGAACCTGACCTTTGCAAACTTCAGGGAATCCCTGCTTTCAGCGGTAAAAACCAGCGGGATGATCTGTTTCATAATCGCCGGAGCCGCATTTCTGGCTCAGGTGGTCGGCTTTCTGGGGATTGCAACCGCACTCAGCAGATTCATTGCCACGCTGAACCTGTCACCCTACATGCTGATTTTCGTACTGGGAATCATGTACGTTCTGCTGGGTATGATTCTGGACGGAATATCCATTGTGGTCATGACCCTGCCTATAGTGCTGCCCATAGTGACAGCCGCAGGATTCGATCCGCTCTGGTTCGGCATCTTCGTGGTTTTCATGGTTGAACTGTCTCAGGTAACTCCGCCGGTAGGCTTCTCCATTTTCGTCATTCAGTACATCACCAATGACGATGTGAAAGATATCCTGAAAGCCACATTTCCGTTCTTCCTGATCATGGTGATGATGGTCATGCTGGTCACTCTGTTTCCGGAAATAGTCTTTTATCTGCCGCAGAAAATGATCGGGTGA
- a CDS encoding sugar phosphate isomerase/epimerase family protein yields MKPEFETCFVNLPLRYIYTTPEYFDFFIENGIQPELGLDCMGDECQSMDWLLSVRDRLDEAGLGCTVHLPFLDLKPASLNPGIRRASIETLRAAFEVAKFFSPQRMVMHPSFTCWLEKPLFERAYAHCLDGLRDLCNSWLDHPPLCLENTYESSPDILVRLVEDLGRENVGICFDLGHWHSFSKGAERGDFDFWFDTLAPHIKHMHLHDNNGRMDEHLAIGRGTIDWDHVTSRICELNPLPTMTLEPHNKDDFELSYSFFRTKVAPKVFAR; encoded by the coding sequence ATGAAGCCTGAGTTCGAAACCTGTTTTGTAAATCTGCCTCTGCGCTATATCTACACTACACCTGAGTATTTTGATTTTTTTATCGAGAACGGGATTCAGCCCGAGTTGGGGCTGGATTGTATGGGCGATGAATGCCAGAGCATGGACTGGCTTCTTTCCGTGCGGGACAGGCTTGATGAAGCCGGTCTGGGCTGCACGGTGCACCTTCCTTTCCTTGATCTGAAACCGGCCAGCCTCAATCCCGGTATACGCAGGGCCTCCATAGAAACTCTCCGTGCCGCTTTCGAGGTCGCCAAGTTCTTTTCTCCGCAACGTATGGTCATGCATCCCTCGTTTACCTGCTGGCTGGAAAAACCCCTTTTTGAAAGGGCTTATGCGCACTGTCTGGACGGCCTGCGCGACCTTTGCAACTCATGGCTGGATCACCCTCCACTATGTCTGGAAAACACGTATGAATCTTCTCCCGATATCCTCGTCCGGCTGGTGGAAGATCTTGGACGGGAAAATGTAGGAATCTGTTTTGATCTCGGTCACTGGCATTCATTTTCCAAAGGTGCCGAAAGAGGGGATTTCGATTTCTGGTTTGATACATTGGCGCCGCACATCAAGCATATGCACCTGCACGATAATAACGGACGTATGGACGAGCATCTGGCCATCGGACGCGGAACCATAGACTGGGATCACGTAACTTCCAGAATCTGCGAACTGAATCCTTTGCCCACGATGACTCTTGAGCCGCACAACAAGGACGATTTCGAACTGAGCTACAGTTTTTTCCGGACGAAAGTGGCCCCGAAGGTTTTTGCGCGTTAG
- a CDS encoding M99 family carboxypeptidase catalytic domain-containing protein, whose amino-acid sequence MQVKSYTFFQGTQYPLRVTWVFGDEPGPTIMVQGGIQGDELSGFCTAQMLTHCNLRKGNLIIVPRANEPSILRRTRQINVDLNRRFDKEYNSFYEDRLARAIRFLINGADGFIHLHEGSGFYNPVYVDKLRNPNRYGQSLIIDAAVYKGLHLERMCLQTIDRLNKDIANPSYRFTLFNTDTFDKTTHYPEMLKSLTCYALVTRGIPAMAVEVSKDIKNLEWKVRKQLKATVYLLEEFGLKVDEPDFSFPKSSSSAGLEIKINGHLLKGRSIDLVRGGPVYTAGSDRAEACSVLEPSLAVFASDRPNLNMLTAPRMALSTFPALEVRLDGDRMASAKVRWQGTGSDLPEPNGPVFLCWLNGNPRFVNEKGTLKAVDGDQLILEGVLGSSAEEILNLKGFVASVTSNNGQDVGYEIIADPSNFMAKYMLDEKDGVSRYRIVRETPGKRRAEFYLSIEPRRVKALELVPDHGDRMFLNWVVDGVQETPADHYVLKDVWSNGGQNKIQPFVNGIPANWGETFEVGSGRDTTVTLRHATTFDLIGSMTIRGRNYMRTSLD is encoded by the coding sequence ATGCAGGTCAAGAGTTATACCTTTTTTCAGGGTACTCAATATCCATTGCGGGTAACCTGGGTCTTCGGCGATGAGCCTGGCCCGACCATAATGGTGCAGGGCGGGATTCAGGGCGATGAGCTTTCCGGCTTCTGCACTGCCCAGATGCTGACCCATTGCAATCTGCGCAAGGGCAACCTGATTATTGTTCCCCGCGCCAACGAACCCTCTATCCTGCGCCGTACCAGACAGATAAATGTAGATCTCAACAGAAGATTCGACAAGGAATACAACAGTTTTTATGAAGACCGGCTTGCCAGGGCGATCCGGTTTTTGATCAACGGTGCGGATGGGTTCATTCACCTTCACGAAGGGAGCGGCTTCTACAATCCTGTTTATGTGGACAAGCTGCGTAATCCCAACCGTTACGGTCAGTCCCTGATTATTGATGCCGCTGTCTACAAAGGGCTGCACCTGGAACGCATGTGTCTGCAGACCATTGACCGACTGAACAAAGACATCGCAAATCCCTCCTACAGGTTCACGCTTTTCAATACCGATACTTTCGACAAGACGACCCATTACCCGGAAATGCTCAAGTCCCTGACCTGCTACGCACTTGTTACGCGTGGAATACCGGCCATGGCCGTGGAGGTCAGCAAGGATATTAAGAATCTGGAATGGAAGGTTCGCAAACAGCTTAAGGCCACTGTTTATCTGCTTGAAGAGTTCGGACTGAAAGTTGACGAACCGGATTTTTCTTTCCCCAAGTCTTCAAGCTCTGCAGGGCTGGAAATCAAGATCAACGGCCATCTCCTCAAGGGTAGAAGCATTGATCTGGTTCGCGGCGGCCCGGTATATACTGCCGGTTCCGATCGAGCTGAAGCCTGTTCTGTCCTTGAGCCGTCACTTGCTGTTTTTGCCAGCGACAGGCCTAACCTGAATATGTTGACTGCTCCGCGCATGGCCCTTTCCACTTTCCCGGCTCTTGAAGTCCGGCTTGACGGTGACAGAATGGCCTCGGCCAAGGTCCGCTGGCAGGGGACCGGAAGCGATCTGCCCGAACCGAACGGTCCTGTTTTTTTGTGCTGGTTAAATGGCAACCCTCGTTTTGTGAACGAGAAAGGCACACTCAAAGCCGTTGACGGTGATCAATTGATATTGGAGGGAGTGCTGGGAAGCTCCGCAGAGGAAATCCTGAATCTTAAAGGATTCGTAGCATCCGTGACTTCCAATAACGGACAGGACGTGGGGTATGAGATTATTGCCGACCCGTCTAATTTCATGGCAAAATACATGCTGGATGAAAAAGACGGTGTTTCCAGATACAGGATTGTGCGGGAGACTCCGGGAAAGCGGCGTGCTGAATTCTATCTTTCCATAGAACCGCGCAGGGTCAAAGCTTTGGAGCTTGTTCCCGATCACGGTGACAGGATGTTTTTGAACTGGGTGGTGGACGGTGTGCAGGAAACTCCGGCTGATCATTATGTCCTCAAGGATGTATGGAGCAATGGCGGTCAGAACAAGATACAGCCGTTTGTCAACGGCATTCCCGCTAACTGGGGGGAAACGTTCGAGGTTGGTTCCGGACGTGATACGACTGTAACTCTGCGGCACGCCACGACTTTCGATCTGATCGGATCAATGACCATCAGGGGAAGGAATTACATGCGGACTTCCCTTGATTGA
- a CDS encoding L,D-transpeptidase family protein, whose protein sequence is MQVLRIFLAAFFLIAGLSSLCFAGEWHPVLEHTDLVPDYVVAVDKEAQRLHLLVHKSPLHAEASFSCATGQAVGDKVVEGDLKTPEGVYFTSGKRTGLTDFKLYGTMAFPLDFPNPVDRIKGKTGYGIWIHGRGKKLLPRDTKGCVALNNADIGALDAKIAPGTPVIIGKSLEWNDVSGSQKADSEELEALVYKWADDWKNRKDSFFEIYAPDLFSRSEQRPFRYFKNRKKRIFASTDWIDIEIFNLRALPGPDYWVTWFDQYYRSGKLSSSTSKRLYWQKVDGKWKIVGREYSPADGDLKDRYLNSRRAYVRKFIDKWRAGWLAGDLKEYMACYDSSARQGNRKGAGSISEYKKSVWETRSPASIKLGDISLAENPQGLEVSFRQDYSDVTGYSDKGFKKLVIRPSGDSWLIVDEQWSRL, encoded by the coding sequence ATGCAGGTTCTGCGTATATTTCTGGCGGCTTTCTTTCTGATTGCCGGACTTTCGTCATTATGTTTTGCCGGTGAATGGCATCCTGTGCTGGAACATACCGATCTTGTTCCCGATTATGTCGTCGCTGTCGACAAAGAGGCCCAGCGGCTTCATCTGCTTGTGCACAAGAGTCCTTTACATGCAGAGGCCTCCTTTTCCTGTGCAACCGGTCAGGCGGTGGGCGACAAGGTCGTCGAAGGCGATCTGAAGACTCCGGAAGGGGTTTATTTCACTTCCGGCAAGCGGACCGGCCTGACGGATTTTAAGCTGTACGGAACCATGGCCTTCCCTCTTGATTTCCCCAATCCGGTAGACCGGATTAAAGGCAAGACCGGGTACGGAATATGGATTCACGGCAGAGGGAAGAAACTCCTTCCTAGAGATACAAAGGGCTGCGTTGCACTCAATAATGCCGATATAGGCGCTTTGGACGCGAAGATAGCTCCTGGAACTCCGGTGATTATCGGTAAGAGTCTGGAATGGAATGACGTCTCCGGCTCGCAGAAGGCGGATTCCGAAGAACTTGAGGCACTTGTCTACAAATGGGCCGATGACTGGAAGAATCGCAAGGATTCATTTTTCGAGATCTATGCTCCGGATCTTTTTTCCAGGTCTGAGCAAAGGCCCTTCCGTTACTTCAAAAACCGTAAAAAACGTATTTTTGCGTCAACAGACTGGATTGATATAGAAATTTTCAACCTGCGTGCGCTGCCCGGTCCGGATTACTGGGTAACCTGGTTCGATCAGTATTACCGAAGCGGCAAGCTTTCATCATCCACATCCAAACGTCTTTACTGGCAGAAGGTTGATGGAAAATGGAAGATTGTCGGTCGCGAATACAGTCCGGCTGACGGGGATTTAAAGGATCGCTATCTGAATAGTCGGCGAGCTTATGTCCGCAAGTTTATCGATAAATGGCGAGCAGGGTGGCTTGCCGGGGATCTGAAAGAATATATGGCCTGTTATGACTCTTCCGCGAGACAGGGAAACAGGAAGGGGGCCGGTTCCATAAGCGAGTACAAGAAAAGTGTCTGGGAAACACGCAGCCCGGCTTCAATTAAGCTGGGAGATATAAGTCTGGCGGAAAATCCGCAGGGACTGGAAGTCTCTTTCAGGCAGGATTACTCGGACGTCACAGGGTATAGCGACAAGGGGTTTAAGAAACTGGTCATCCGTCCCAGCGGGGACAGCTGGCTGATTGTTGATGAACAATGGAGTAGGCTTTAA